The following proteins come from a genomic window of Ignavibacteria bacterium:
- a CDS encoding DMT family protein has protein sequence MRTIILLAISNIFMTFAWYGHLKFRDKPLIIVIAASWGIALLEYIFQVPANRIGYGQFNAAQLKTIQEVITLVVFSVFSVLYLKEDFRWNYAVGFGLIALAVFFIFKKW, from the coding sequence ATGAGGACGATAATATTACTGGCTATTTCTAATATATTTATGACATTTGCCTGGTACGGGCACTTAAAGTTCCGTGACAAGCCTTTAATTATAGTAATTGCGGCGAGCTGGGGCATTGCGTTACTGGAGTACATTTTTCAGGTGCCTGCAAACAGGATAGGATACGGGCAGTTTAACGCGGCACAGCTTAAGACGATACAGGAAGTAATAACGCTTGTAGTGTTCAGTGTATTTTCAGTATTATACTTAAAGGAAGACTTCAGGTGGAATTACGCGGTAGGTTTCGGCTTGATAGCATTAGCGGTATTTTTTATATTTAAGAAATGGTGA